The DNA sequence CCAACGACCTGATCCGCCGCGTCCACGAGCACAAGCACAAGCTGGTGCCGGGGTTCACGGCTCGATACGCTGTGGACCGGCTGGTCTATTTCGAGCACACGCACGACGTGGCGGGTGCGATCTCGCGCGAGAAGCAGATCAAGT is a window from the Longimicrobium sp. genome containing:
- a CDS encoding GIY-YIG nuclease family protein — its product is MNNYYVYILTSESGTLYVGMTNDLIRRVHEHKHKLVPGFTARYAVDRLVYFEHTHDVAGAISREKQIKSWSRKKKLALVAPTIPPGRTWR